From one Microlunatus sp. Gsoil 973 genomic stretch:
- a CDS encoding DUF4193 domain-containing protein, producing the protein MATDYDAPRKTEDDVNEDSIEELKNRRNDKNSGKVDEDEAEAAEAFELPGADLSHEELTVRVLPRQADEFTCASCFLVRHRSQLAETRNGQMYCVDCAG; encoded by the coding sequence ATGGCGACCGATTACGACGCCCCACGCAAGACTGAAGACGATGTCAATGAAGACAGCATCGAGGAACTGAAGAACCGGCGGAACGACAAGAACTCCGGGAAGGTCGACGAGGACGAAGCCGAGGCGGCCGAGGCGTTCGAGCTGCCCGGGGCCGACCTCTCGCACGAGGAGTTGACCGTACGGGTCCTGCCCAGGCAGGCCGACGAGTTCACCTGTGCGAGCTGTTTCCTGGTCCGGCACCGCAGCCAGCTGGCCGAGACCCGGAATGGACAGATGTACTGCGTCGACTGCGCCGGCTGA
- a CDS encoding prolyl oligopeptidase family serine peptidase, with the protein MSFTSASDRAETNNHEPSATGSEPDSRTPDPDEQPLGSPWEDLRAYVATPRLGSLLLSQTGTLLVSVSELNHDQTGYRTGWWSVDPTGAAGARRLTRSTEGESVAAYLPDGSLIFGSGRPAPPAAKTYGPKPGTKPDDSDGVLWCLPAGGGEAYPIARRAGGWRGVSIARKAPRAVFSAAALAGVDSEGTDQELRKLRKTKKVSAILHEGYPVRFWDHDLGEQTRLYTGDLDSTDDHGDLHVELDALTRLFPQAGRDGVDLEAIADDGSFVIINREVRKPRGKSAAALVEIDLTDPDAEPVVRAEEADVEFGGAVISPDGALIAAVRRTEPTTTEPPQVHLWLIDRATGQGRVLAADWDRWPQPVAFSPDASVLYVIADEDGDSPLFEVDLATEAPRRLTERGAYGSAVLSDDGATVYAIRTSYTDPGGIVAIDTATGASTELPAPVSYPELPGTLVDVEAHAPDGVRIRGYLALPEGASADRKAPLALWIHGGPLGSWNAWSWRWSPWLLVSQGYAVLLPDPALSTGYGQEFIKRGWGRWGAEPYTDLMAITDAVVTRDDIDETDTVAMGGSFGGYMANWVAGHTDRFKAIVTHASLWNLGSFRYATDNGVYWLTELNDRMVAEYSPHLSADRISTPMLVIHGDKDYRVPITEGLGLWTELVSRHDGDPEDLPHKFLYFPDENHWILKPQHAIVWYETVLSFLESVRTGGNFARSRVL; encoded by the coding sequence ATGTCGTTCACCAGCGCGTCGGACCGGGCCGAGACCAATAACCACGAACCTAGCGCCACCGGCTCCGAGCCGGACAGCCGGACACCGGATCCGGACGAACAACCGCTCGGCTCGCCGTGGGAGGACCTGCGCGCCTATGTCGCCACGCCGCGACTGGGATCGCTGTTGCTGTCTCAGACCGGCACTCTGCTGGTCTCGGTCAGCGAGCTCAACCATGATCAGACCGGTTACCGGACCGGCTGGTGGAGCGTCGATCCGACCGGAGCCGCGGGCGCCCGTCGTCTCACCCGGTCGACCGAGGGCGAATCCGTGGCCGCCTACCTTCCCGACGGCAGCCTGATCTTCGGATCGGGTCGACCCGCGCCGCCCGCAGCCAAGACGTACGGCCCGAAGCCCGGGACCAAGCCCGACGACAGCGACGGCGTCCTGTGGTGTCTGCCGGCCGGCGGGGGAGAGGCGTACCCGATCGCCCGACGGGCCGGCGGCTGGCGCGGCGTCAGCATCGCCAGAAAGGCGCCCCGCGCGGTGTTCAGCGCCGCCGCACTGGCCGGCGTCGACTCGGAGGGGACCGATCAGGAGCTGCGGAAACTGCGCAAGACCAAGAAGGTCTCGGCGATCCTGCACGAGGGCTACCCGGTGCGATTCTGGGATCATGATCTCGGCGAACAGACCCGGCTCTACACGGGAGACCTGGACAGCACCGATGATCATGGTGACCTGCACGTCGAGCTGGACGCCCTGACCAGGCTGTTCCCGCAGGCCGGCCGGGACGGCGTCGACCTGGAGGCGATCGCCGACGACGGCAGCTTCGTGATCATCAACCGGGAGGTCCGCAAACCCCGCGGGAAGTCCGCCGCAGCGCTGGTGGAGATCGATCTGACCGATCCTGACGCCGAACCGGTGGTCCGCGCCGAAGAGGCGGACGTCGAGTTCGGCGGCGCGGTGATCAGCCCGGACGGCGCCCTGATCGCCGCCGTGCGCCGTACCGAACCGACGACGACCGAACCGCCGCAGGTGCACCTGTGGCTGATCGACCGGGCCACGGGGCAGGGTCGGGTGCTGGCCGCGGATTGGGACCGTTGGCCGCAGCCGGTCGCGTTCAGCCCGGACGCGTCCGTGCTCTATGTGATCGCCGATGAGGACGGCGACTCGCCGCTCTTCGAGGTCGACCTGGCCACCGAAGCGCCGCGACGCTTGACCGAGCGGGGCGCGTACGGATCGGCCGTACTGTCCGACGACGGTGCCACAGTCTATGCGATCCGGACCTCCTACACCGACCCGGGAGGCATCGTGGCGATCGACACCGCAACCGGTGCTTCGACCGAGCTGCCGGCGCCGGTCAGCTATCCGGAACTGCCGGGAACCCTGGTCGACGTCGAGGCCCACGCGCCCGACGGCGTACGCATCCGGGGCTATCTGGCGCTGCCCGAGGGCGCGTCGGCCGACAGGAAGGCGCCGCTGGCGCTGTGGATCCACGGCGGACCGTTGGGTTCCTGGAACGCCTGGTCCTGGCGGTGGTCGCCGTGGCTGCTGGTCTCCCAGGGTTACGCGGTGCTGTTGCCTGATCCGGCGCTGTCCACCGGGTACGGCCAGGAGTTCATCAAGCGCGGCTGGGGCCGGTGGGGCGCCGAGCCGTACACCGATCTGATGGCGATCACCGACGCCGTAGTGACCCGCGACGACATCGACGAGACCGACACCGTGGCGATGGGCGGCTCATTCGGTGGGTACATGGCGAACTGGGTGGCCGGGCACACGGACCGCTTCAAGGCGATCGTGACGCACGCCAGCCTGTGGAACCTCGGGTCGTTCCGGTACGCGACCGACAACGGGGTCTACTGGCTGACCGAACTCAATGACCGGATGGTGGCCGAGTACTCGCCGCACCTGTCCGCGGACCGGATCAGCACCCCGATGCTGGTCATCCACGGGGACAAGGACTACCGGGTGCCGATCACCGAGGGTTTGGGGTTGTGGACCGAGTTGGTGTCGCGGCACGACGGCGATCCGGAGGACTTGCCGCACAAGTTCCTGTACTTCCCGGACGAGAACCACTGGATCCTGAAGCCGCAGCACGCGATCGTCTGGTACGAGACCGTCCTGAGCTTTCTGGAATCAGTTCGGACAGGCGGGAATTTTGCTCGATCCCGAGTGTTGTAG
- a CDS encoding glycerate kinase, whose amino-acid sequence MVIAPDSFKGTVPAADAATAVAEGWHAVREQDEVLTIPLADGGEGTVAAVAAARPDGVLHRVDGLRGPDGRQVSASWLELDPGTPDSTAVIEMASVSGLPLMDRLDPLGATTYGLGQLINAALDSGCRTVIVGAGGSATTDGGAGALAALGLHLLDDHGRPVPYGGAELGRLAKITGRVRRPEKLIMLSDVDAPLLGPRGAAAVFGPQKGADPEQIVILDAALSRFAALLGGPTDEPGMGAAGGLGYGLVAGLGAVITPGAPYLAGLAGLPVALARADLVISGEGRFDETSLGGKVVGYVLTQAAAHQVDSMIIAGQVAHRVDGIAALSLAELSGSTQAALADPIHWLRLAGSRAAASLPVTH is encoded by the coding sequence GTGGTCATCGCACCGGATTCGTTCAAAGGAACGGTTCCGGCAGCCGACGCCGCGACCGCCGTCGCCGAAGGCTGGCATGCGGTGCGCGAGCAGGACGAGGTGCTGACCATTCCACTCGCCGACGGCGGCGAGGGAACGGTGGCTGCGGTCGCCGCGGCACGTCCGGACGGCGTCCTGCACCGCGTCGACGGGCTGCGCGGGCCCGACGGACGCCAGGTGTCGGCCTCCTGGCTGGAACTGGATCCGGGGACGCCGGACAGTACGGCGGTGATCGAGATGGCATCGGTGTCCGGGTTGCCGTTGATGGACAGGCTCGACCCGCTGGGTGCGACGACCTACGGCCTCGGACAGTTGATCAACGCTGCTCTGGACAGCGGATGCCGGACCGTGATCGTCGGCGCGGGAGGGTCGGCGACGACCGACGGCGGTGCCGGAGCGTTGGCAGCGCTCGGATTGCACCTGCTTGACGATCACGGTCGTCCGGTGCCATACGGCGGTGCAGAGCTCGGCCGGCTGGCGAAGATCACCGGACGGGTGCGGCGGCCCGAGAAGCTGATCATGCTCAGCGACGTCGACGCACCACTGCTCGGGCCGCGTGGCGCCGCAGCCGTGTTCGGACCGCAGAAGGGTGCCGACCCGGAGCAGATCGTGATCTTGGACGCGGCATTGTCCCGGTTCGCCGCACTGCTCGGCGGGCCGACGGACGAACCCGGGATGGGCGCGGCCGGAGGCCTCGGTTACGGGCTGGTCGCCGGCCTCGGCGCGGTGATCACGCCGGGTGCCCCGTATCTGGCAGGCCTCGCCGGACTGCCCGTTGCTCTGGCCCGGGCCGATCTGGTGATCAGCGGGGAGGGCCGGTTCGACGAGACGTCGCTGGGCGGCAAGGTCGTCGGCTACGTGCTCACCCAGGCGGCAGCTCACCAGGTCGACTCCATGATCATCGCCGGCCAGGTCGCCCATCGGGTCGACGGCATCGCGGCGCTCAGTCTCGCCGAGCTGTCGGGTTCGACCCAGGCGGCGCTGGCGGACCCGATCCACTGGTTGCGGCTGGCCGGAAGCCGGGCCGCCGCGTCCCTCCCGGTCACGCACTGA
- a CDS encoding sugar phosphate isomerase/epimerase: protein MATAESASDGSGFTADNWPIATAMMWAGAGQPEPDAPAPVATWTSNLRDVADAGFAYADITDSWVRPGDLNPEQLKALGDIAKEQGVTFASISAIRRSVIEQGAWQDNLAYSHRTLDAAAELGIGVVSFGLHQALTPEQQQALWFWTVQGHVDDPDDKEAFDLAAQRFQELGRHAAENGQIVSLEMYEDTYLGSAESSVRLVEAIGMDNVGLNPDVGNLIRLHRPIESWQHAFELLLPWSNFWHVKNYFRDEDPAKDQWFATPAPLETGLISYRSAMGTAVAAGFQGVIMCEHYGGDSLSVCASSQDYLRRHALPKRPYQAPASKVKQQVSISKSA, encoded by the coding sequence ATGGCTACAGCAGAATCAGCATCCGACGGTTCCGGTTTCACAGCCGACAACTGGCCCATCGCAACGGCGATGATGTGGGCCGGCGCCGGACAGCCCGAGCCGGACGCCCCGGCGCCGGTCGCGACGTGGACCAGCAATCTGCGGGACGTCGCGGATGCCGGGTTCGCCTACGCCGACATCACCGACAGCTGGGTCCGCCCGGGCGACCTCAACCCCGAACAGCTCAAGGCGCTGGGTGATATCGCGAAGGAACAGGGCGTCACCTTCGCCTCGATCTCGGCGATCCGGCGCAGTGTCATCGAGCAGGGCGCCTGGCAGGACAACCTCGCCTACAGCCACCGCACCCTGGACGCGGCCGCCGAACTGGGCATCGGCGTCGTCTCCTTCGGCCTGCACCAGGCGCTGACCCCCGAGCAGCAGCAGGCGCTGTGGTTCTGGACCGTGCAGGGCCACGTCGACGATCCCGACGACAAGGAGGCCTTCGATCTGGCTGCACAGCGGTTCCAGGAGCTGGGCCGGCACGCCGCAGAGAACGGTCAGATCGTCTCACTGGAGATGTATGAGGACACCTACCTGGGCTCGGCCGAATCCTCGGTCCGGCTGGTCGAGGCGATCGGCATGGACAACGTCGGCCTCAACCCCGATGTGGGCAACCTGATCCGGCTGCACCGGCCGATCGAGTCGTGGCAGCACGCTTTCGAACTGCTCCTGCCCTGGTCGAACTTCTGGCACGTCAAGAACTATTTCCGCGACGAGGACCCGGCCAAGGACCAGTGGTTCGCCACTCCGGCACCGCTGGAGACCGGGCTGATCAGCTATCGGTCGGCAATGGGCACCGCCGTCGCGGCCGGTTTCCAGGGCGTGATCATGTGCGAGCACTACGGTGGCGACAGCCTCAGCGTCTGTGCCAGCAGCCAGGACTACCTGCGCCGGCACGCCTTGCCGAAGCGGCCGTACCAGGCACCGGCCAGCAAGGTCAAGCAGCAGGTGTCGATCAGCAAGTCGGCCTGA
- a CDS encoding 3-hydroxyacyl-CoA dehydrogenase family protein — translation MAIKQTDNPLTIAIVGSGYMGGGIAQVLALAGHTVIISDVSAEVAEQNRQRLLKESDQFVADDLFEDGSTKIIDEHLTAATSIEEAVAKAQFIEEAVPEKLELKREILARISAAAPADAVIASNTSTIQISAMASAVEHPERFLGVHFSNPSPFIPGVEVIPHEGTTEDTIKTAEAVVQSTGKETARIKDVTGFVLNRLQYALFHEATQLVDEGVASVEDIDTVVRTTFGFRLPFFGPFAIADMAGLDVYAFCYASLQQGFPERFATPQILKDLVDQGKLGTKTGAGFLNVPADATPELVAYRNKAYVKMQQLLDELGPAPVTY, via the coding sequence ATGGCCATCAAACAAACAGACAATCCGCTGACCATTGCCATCGTCGGTTCCGGCTACATGGGCGGCGGTATCGCCCAGGTGCTGGCGCTGGCCGGCCACACGGTGATCATTTCCGATGTCAGCGCCGAGGTCGCCGAGCAGAATCGGCAGCGGCTGCTGAAGGAGTCCGACCAGTTCGTCGCCGACGATCTCTTCGAGGACGGCTCCACCAAGATCATCGACGAGCACCTGACCGCCGCCACCTCGATCGAGGAAGCGGTGGCCAAGGCACAGTTCATCGAGGAAGCCGTACCGGAGAAGCTGGAACTCAAGCGCGAGATCCTGGCCCGGATCAGCGCCGCTGCCCCGGCGGATGCGGTGATCGCCTCGAACACGTCGACGATCCAGATCAGTGCTATGGCGTCGGCGGTGGAGCATCCGGAGCGCTTCCTCGGTGTGCACTTCTCCAACCCGTCGCCGTTCATCCCCGGTGTCGAGGTGATCCCGCACGAAGGCACCACCGAGGACACGATCAAGACGGCCGAGGCGGTCGTGCAGTCGACCGGCAAGGAGACCGCCCGCATCAAGGACGTCACCGGCTTCGTGCTGAACCGGTTGCAGTATGCGCTCTTCCACGAGGCAACGCAGTTGGTCGACGAGGGGGTGGCGTCGGTCGAGGACATCGACACCGTCGTCCGAACCACGTTCGGATTCCGGCTGCCGTTCTTCGGCCCGTTCGCGATCGCCGACATGGCCGGCCTCGACGTGTACGCCTTCTGCTACGCCTCGCTGCAGCAGGGCTTCCCCGAGCGGTTCGCCACCCCGCAGATCCTCAAGGACCTGGTCGATCAGGGCAAGCTCGGCACCAAGACCGGCGCCGGCTTCCTGAATGTCCCGGCCGATGCCACACCGGAGCTGGTCGCGTACCGGAACAAGGCGTACGTGAAGATGCAGCAGCTGCTCGACGAACTCGGCCCGGCCCCGGTCACCTACTGA
- a CDS encoding Ig-like domain-containing protein has product MTGTSLPRIIHNTGDYGRVPKSGLTAIALLAALLLAACGVEPPGKPTSGSTASAPGQGSATSSTTRHKSPSPSPTPPPPPMLLDSIVPADGTTVGVAMPIVVIFSRPVKKSARAGIENAMKLTASTPVIGAWHWFSNRQVDFRPKDYWPAGDRVSLDAEFKGVPDGHGREGTHSYIHRFRIGEDFETKISVTKHTTKVYGDGKLIRSMSSDAGSPDFPSWDGTMSVSEKVRNEHMTSCSAGITCDKNSPNYYDGFYPWAVRLTYSGTFVHYSDADPYPGHSYGSHGCVHLSLADATWYFRHVSIGDPVTITGSPRGKAAGDNGYAVYNLSWTEWLQKSGRGEFTTS; this is encoded by the coding sequence GTGACAGGCACGTCCCTGCCACGGATCATCCACAACACCGGGGATTATGGACGGGTGCCGAAATCGGGGTTGACCGCCATCGCGTTGCTCGCCGCTCTGCTCCTTGCCGCCTGCGGTGTGGAACCGCCGGGCAAGCCCACATCCGGGAGCACCGCGTCTGCGCCGGGCCAGGGCTCGGCGACCAGCAGCACGACCCGGCACAAGAGCCCCAGCCCCTCACCGACCCCGCCGCCACCGCCGATGCTGCTGGACTCCATCGTGCCGGCCGACGGCACGACCGTCGGCGTGGCGATGCCGATCGTGGTCATCTTCAGCCGACCGGTGAAGAAGTCGGCACGGGCCGGCATCGAGAACGCGATGAAGCTCACCGCCTCGACACCGGTGATCGGCGCCTGGCACTGGTTCAGCAACCGGCAGGTCGACTTCCGCCCGAAGGACTACTGGCCGGCCGGTGACCGGGTGAGCTTGGATGCGGAGTTCAAGGGTGTCCCGGACGGCCACGGCCGGGAGGGCACACACTCCTACATCCACCGGTTCAGGATCGGCGAAGACTTCGAGACCAAGATCTCGGTCACCAAGCACACCACCAAGGTCTACGGCGACGGCAAGCTGATCCGCAGCATGTCCAGTGATGCCGGCAGCCCGGACTTCCCGTCTTGGGACGGCACCATGTCGGTCTCGGAGAAGGTGCGCAACGAGCACATGACGTCCTGCAGCGCCGGCATCACCTGCGACAAGAACAGCCCCAACTACTACGACGGCTTCTATCCCTGGGCGGTACGGCTGACCTACTCTGGGACGTTCGTGCACTACTCCGACGCTGATCCCTATCCGGGTCATAGCTACGGATCCCACGGGTGCGTGCACCTTTCGTTGGCCGACGCCACGTGGTACTTCAGGCACGTCTCGATCGGCGACCCGGTCACGATCACCGGGTCGCCCCGAGGCAAGGCGGCCGGGGACAACGGTTACGCGGTCTACAACCTGTCCTGGACCGAGTGGCTGCAGAAGAGCGGACGAGGCGAGTTCACGACCTCTTGA
- a CDS encoding SPFH domain-containing protein, whose protein sequence is MATLIIGIVAALLAALIVLRTVRIVPQARAGNVERLGRYIRTLEPGLNFVIPFVDRVRPLIDVREQVVSFEPRAVITEDNLSVHIDTVLYFQVTNPRDAAYEIANYIQAIEQLTVTTLRNVIGSLDLEKVLVSREYINSTLRGVLDEASGKWGIRVNRVELKGIDPPPTIKEAMEKQMRADREKRATILAAEGIRQSRILTAEGERQAAILKAEGQAKAIDTVFGAIHRNDPDPKLLAYQYLQVLPELAKGQGNTFWVIPSEVTSALQSVTRAFTENKGATEDEADEPPVPHPMIKRS, encoded by the coding sequence ATGGCAACCCTGATCATCGGAATCGTCGCGGCGCTGCTCGCTGCCCTGATCGTTCTCCGTACCGTGCGGATCGTCCCGCAGGCGCGGGCCGGCAACGTCGAGCGGCTCGGCCGCTACATCCGTACGTTGGAGCCGGGTCTGAACTTCGTCATCCCGTTCGTGGACCGGGTCCGCCCGTTGATCGACGTCCGGGAGCAGGTGGTGTCGTTCGAACCGCGGGCGGTGATCACCGAGGACAACCTGAGTGTGCACATCGACACCGTGCTGTATTTCCAGGTCACCAATCCCCGCGATGCGGCGTACGAGATCGCGAACTACATCCAGGCCATCGAACAGCTGACGGTGACCACGCTGCGCAACGTGATCGGCAGTCTTGATCTTGAGAAGGTGCTGGTGTCCCGGGAGTACATCAACTCGACCCTCCGCGGGGTCCTGGACGAGGCGTCCGGAAAGTGGGGGATCCGGGTCAACCGCGTGGAGTTGAAGGGGATCGACCCGCCGCCGACGATCAAGGAGGCGATGGAGAAGCAGATGCGCGCGGACCGGGAGAAGCGTGCGACGATTCTCGCTGCCGAAGGCATTCGGCAGTCCCGGATCCTCACTGCGGAGGGTGAACGGCAGGCTGCGATCTTGAAGGCCGAGGGCCAGGCCAAGGCGATCGACACAGTCTTCGGCGCCATCCACCGCAACGATCCGGACCCCAAGCTGCTGGCCTATCAGTACCTGCAGGTGCTTCCGGAATTGGCCAAGGGCCAGGGCAACACGTTCTGGGTCATCCCCAGCGAGGTCACCTCGGCATTGCAGAGTGTCACCAGGGCCTTCACCGAGAACAAGGGCGCGACCGAGGACGAGGCCGACGAGCCGCCGGTCCCGCATCCGATGATCAAGAGGTCGTGA
- a CDS encoding NfeD family protein: MQAWMIWVMVAAGLGVAELVATTLDLALLGIAALSAAGLAALGLPVGIQFLGFCISAVLLMALVRPVVRRHMVNTPPVRSGVARLVGKEAVTLTDVARNSGRVRIGGEEWTARPYDSDLVIPKDTTVEIFAIDGATALVYPREEPLLREDLWQP; the protein is encoded by the coding sequence ATGCAAGCCTGGATGATCTGGGTGATGGTCGCCGCGGGCCTCGGGGTTGCCGAGCTGGTCGCGACGACGCTTGATCTCGCCCTGCTCGGAATCGCCGCTCTGTCGGCAGCCGGTCTGGCTGCATTGGGATTGCCTGTCGGCATACAGTTCCTCGGTTTCTGTATCTCTGCCGTGCTGTTGATGGCGCTGGTCCGTCCGGTGGTTCGCCGGCACATGGTGAACACCCCGCCGGTGCGCTCCGGCGTTGCCCGGCTGGTCGGCAAGGAAGCGGTCACCCTCACCGATGTCGCCCGGAACAGTGGCCGGGTGCGGATCGGCGGTGAGGAGTGGACGGCCCGTCCGTACGACTCCGACCTGGTGATTCCCAAGGACACAACGGTGGAGATCTTCGCCATCGACGGTGCAACGGCTCTGGTCTATCCGCGCGAGGAACCCCTGTTACGGGAGGATCTATGGCAACCCTGA
- a CDS encoding sugar phosphate isomerase/epimerase produces MTRAVSTWSLHRTLGSYIAEDATPPGSNGLRPTGPVLGTSLLELPGQLAAHGYDTVQICHFHLPHRDSGYLSELRAALDEAGILLDALLVDAGDLTHPTDADAHQAWIDAWIDDAEALGARRARIIAGQQPPSPDRLQDSGRRLARLAAGHPGVRIVTENWMALLPDADSVKAVLGSAGDQVGLLADLGNWTGPGKYKQLAAIAASAETCHAKCHHTADGDLETEDYRRSVQVLLDAGFDGPFALVYDGPTDDEWASLDAEHAIVSALTGGSAADTAL; encoded by the coding sequence ATGACGCGTGCAGTTTCGACGTGGTCCCTGCACCGCACCCTCGGCAGTTACATCGCCGAGGATGCGACGCCGCCGGGATCCAACGGTCTCCGCCCCACCGGACCGGTCCTGGGTACCAGCCTGCTGGAACTTCCCGGCCAGCTGGCCGCCCATGGCTACGACACGGTCCAGATCTGCCACTTCCATCTGCCGCATCGCGATTCCGGCTATCTGTCCGAACTGCGGGCCGCACTCGACGAGGCGGGGATCCTGCTCGACGCACTCCTGGTCGACGCCGGCGACCTCACCCATCCGACCGACGCGGACGCCCACCAGGCCTGGATCGATGCGTGGATCGACGACGCCGAGGCCTTGGGCGCCCGCCGGGCCCGGATCATCGCCGGCCAGCAGCCGCCCTCGCCGGACCGCCTGCAGGACAGCGGCCGCCGGCTGGCCCGACTGGCCGCCGGCCACCCGGGCGTGCGTATCGTCACCGAGAACTGGATGGCACTGTTGCCGGATGCCGACTCTGTGAAGGCCGTGCTGGGGTCAGCCGGTGATCAGGTCGGGCTGTTGGCCGATCTCGGGAACTGGACCGGCCCGGGCAAGTATAAGCAGCTCGCCGCGATCGCCGCTTCCGCCGAGACCTGCCATGCCAAGTGCCATCACACCGCCGACGGTGATCTTGAGACCGAGGACTATCGGCGGTCGGTCCAGGTGTTGCTTGACGCCGGTTTCGACGGTCCGTTCGCCTTGGTCTACGACGGTCCGACCGACGACGAGTGGGCGTCCCTGGACGCCGAACATGCGATCGTCAGTGCCCTGACCGGTGGTTCGGCGGCCGATACCGCCCTGTGA
- a CDS encoding mannonate dehydratase, whose product MVQIAEMLPNSPGNESLWRLASQMGVRYAVGSLPDQTLCGPGEQPWDYRPLLRLKQKHADAGFELPVIESRPPLNLTKRGLDGRDTEIDAVCALIENMGRVGIKTWCYEWMADFNWLRTDFGYQSRGGSLVTRYNHADMVDAPVSELGEVSEDTLWDSLEYFLRRVLPVAEKAGVELAMHPDDPPLSPIRGVARIMRSVENFQRLLDLVPSPMNGITLCQGNFVLMDPDLPSTIRHFGRQNKIFFVHLRDVVGTVEDYHETWHDDGPTDLLECLRTYDEVGFTGVLRPDHVPSVEGEDNLHPGYQLYGRLFAVGYIAGLLESLGIHSLRRTYPEPVTVTEPAPV is encoded by the coding sequence ATGGTCCAGATCGCTGAGATGTTGCCCAACTCCCCCGGCAACGAATCGTTGTGGCGGCTGGCGAGCCAGATGGGCGTCCGGTATGCGGTCGGCAGCCTTCCCGACCAGACGCTCTGCGGCCCCGGCGAACAGCCCTGGGACTATCGACCGTTGTTGCGGCTGAAGCAGAAGCACGCCGACGCCGGTTTCGAACTGCCGGTGATCGAATCGCGCCCGCCACTCAACCTGACCAAGCGAGGCCTCGACGGCCGGGACACCGAGATCGACGCGGTCTGCGCGCTGATCGAGAACATGGGCCGGGTCGGGATCAAGACCTGGTGCTATGAGTGGATGGCCGACTTCAACTGGCTGCGTACCGATTTCGGCTACCAGTCCCGCGGCGGATCGCTGGTCACCCGGTACAACCACGCCGACATGGTCGACGCACCCGTCAGCGAACTCGGCGAGGTCAGCGAGGACACCTTGTGGGACTCGTTGGAGTACTTCCTCCGCCGGGTGTTGCCGGTCGCCGAGAAGGCGGGTGTCGAACTGGCCATGCATCCCGACGACCCGCCGCTGTCTCCGATCCGCGGTGTGGCCCGGATCATGCGGTCGGTGGAGAACTTCCAGCGCCTGCTCGACCTGGTGCCCTCCCCGATGAACGGGATCACCCTGTGCCAGGGCAACTTCGTCCTGATGGACCCTGACCTGCCCAGCACGATCCGCCACTTCGGCAGGCAGAACAAGATCTTCTTCGTCCACCTGCGCGACGTGGTCGGCACCGTGGAGGACTATCACGAGACCTGGCACGACGACGGACCGACCGATCTCCTGGAATGCCTCCGCACCTACGACGAGGTCGGCTTCACCGGGGTGCTGCGTCCTGATCACGTGCCGAGCGTCGAGGGCGAGGACAATCTCCATCCCGGCTATCAGCTCTACGGCCGCCTCTTCGCTGTCGGCTACATCGCCGGGCTGCTCGAATCACTGGGCATCCACTCCCTGCGCCGCACCTACCCCGAGCCGGTCACGGTCACCGAACCCGCGCCGGTCTGA